From a single Drosophila sulfurigaster albostrigata strain 15112-1811.04 chromosome 3, ASM2355843v2, whole genome shotgun sequence genomic region:
- the LOC133846151 gene encoding serine-rich adhesin for platelets isoform X2, with product MMKSPDLSAMCHRCATLPILLLALLLLSAAANAERDFNVNDSQVPVIEPKDAPAYKQDPYVTELMRCQHSQSEIVLSLLLRKHDWSDLSTAKRAHVQSKLSKFFAIPREFITLDSVAKRELTNMHKLAMRKGGKGQKQLEALNHRLGRASFMIGCGANYFSMGEPIAKQIAHQIKDGTIGALTEENFGLWFIWRKELKSRSQRKRRQSEGSGAEEDDYDYGDDDEEQAPEPVTVVPTTHAHRHHHGVSEQTEQTAGISSSASLPSSSSISSSPVGNLDAEIEESVSQLESVISKTIENTKNIKELPVLSVDEDVDDVEDVDLQQLGVPAAPVIVASNEKQLDTELSDVEKQLTTTAASAPGNSNNNNDNQVDTALVTALDVAEHAATSTSQTTTSHNNNNNNNILDTPETSASNPATSSASASASTSFASSETVEMSTPPAAAVGSSTAATTVMSSSSSSSTVAAIDTDTVNTLTTTPLPILSSSSTTTISSSSPSSSSSATTTTFETLPTVATMPTTTATTTTSPTTTTTTTSTTTTQSQTPKAGDAVDALEAAAAGNGSSVPILTSNELDAPLASPIPATTRQPLLDTSSSTTTTDSSTDYVEPRQENTTPIIKMRLQKLAVTSGKAFSFVVPMETFHDAEDQSNLRLELTDKDGHELKASSWLQFNADKRELYGLPLDDAVSRWTYRLSATDSGNASVTETVEIAVQQHRAVRTINHEITIAVRINEKLGHNIDWQLKLIRAVAHTLGDGSSSALVVREIRQTSQEPQSASFVYFNETLPTSECPEVELKDVVRRLNAERLSDLVLPLLSIQSITGQLIGTCQKTELNKVKPTTQMAKNLPPMPRNQVDRVSATVGQLLVYKVPSDTFYDPNDNELTLSLKTKDHKEISPRNWMQFDSKNQEFYGIPKGSDTGTEEYLLIAEDSGGLSANDALVVVVSNAQRKELAMNFKAYLAIKHENFNAELQRKFVERIAQLNGDSNTNQVLVRTINQNHDQDGVIVYFYNASLYKMNNRCPHKEMEDVRSVYFDSDLKLKPAVRHALGAELNLTQMSAMTSSVCQYTDSSDINSLDNLPPNHKEPSLKPTSPEEYLATFILPAVIIVVMIILASIIACCLHRRRHKSGKMELGDEEERKSFRTKGIPVIFQDEFEEKPEIGNKSPVILKDEKPPLLPPSYNTSNMNGDNDVDEYVPPPAVVLGGREVRGKSPATPSYRKPPPYVSP from the exons ATGATGAAGTCGCCAGACTTATCAGCGATGTGCCATCGATGCGCGACGTTGCCAATTTTATTGCTCGCTTTGCTCTTGTTGTCGGCGGCGGCAAATGCGGAGCGGGATTTCAATGTGAATGACTCGCAG GTGCCGGTTATTGAGCCCAAAGATGCGCCCGCCTACAAGCAGGATCCGTATGTGACGGAGCTGATGCGTTGCCAGCACTCGCAGTCCGAGATTGTGCTCTCCCTGCTGCTGCGCAAGCATGATTGGAGCGATCTCAGCACAGCCAAGCGCGCCCATGTGCAATCGAAGTTATCCAAGTTCTTTGCCATACCCCGG GAGTTTATTACACTGGATTCGGTGGCCAAGCGGGAGCTGACCAACATGCACAAGCTGGCGATGCGAAAGGGAGGCAAGGGACAGAAGCAGCTCGAGGCGCTGAATCATCGATTGGGACGCGCCAGttttatg ATCGGTTGTGGTGCCAACTACTTTAGCATGGGAGAACCGATTGCTAAGCAGATAGCTCACCAGATCAAGGATGGCACCATTGGCGCCTTGACGGAGGAGAACTTTGGTCTGTGGTTCATTTGGCGCAAGGAATTGAAGTCCAG ATCACAAAGAAAGCGTCGTCAATCGGAGGGCAGCGGAGCCGAGGAGGATGACTACGACTACGGAGATGATGACGAGGAACAGGCACC GGAACCAGTCACAGTGGTACCAACAACACATGcgcatcgtcatcatcatggCGTG tcGGAACAAACGGAACAAACTGCAGGCATCagttcttctgcttctttgCCTTCCTCTTCGTCCATTTCCTCTTCGCCTGTGGGCAACTTGGATGCCGAAATCGAGGAGAGCGTCTCTCAACTGGAGTCGGTTATAAGCAAAACGATTGAGAACACTAAGAACATCAAGGAGTTGCCTGTGCTGAGTGTCGACGAGGATGTCGATGATGTCGAGGATGTGGATCTGCAGCAGCTGGGCGTGCCGGCAGCGCCGGTGATTGTGGCCAGCAACGAGAAGCAGCTCGACACTGAGCTGAGCGATGTGGAGAAGCAGCTAACCACAACGGCGGCATCAGCAcctggcaacagcaacaacaacaacgacaaccagGTTGACACTGCGCTCGTCACCGCTCTTGATGTAGCTGAGCACGCGGCAACGAGCACCTCACAAACGACCacaagccacaacaacaacaacaacaacaatatactTGATACACCAGAGACATCTGCATCCAATCCAGCCACctcatccgcatccgcatccgcatccacTTCATTTGCCAGCAGCGAAACTGTCGAAATGTCGACTCcgcccgctgctgctgttggctcatctacagcagcaaccacagtcatgagcagcagcagcagctcaagtACAGTAGCTGCCATAGACACCGATACGGTTAATACTCTAACAACAACTCCATTGCCCATACTCTCATCatcttcaacaacaacaatttcatcgtcatcgccatcgtcatcttcatcggcaacaacaacaacattcgaAACATTACCGACAGTTGCAActatgccaacaacaacagcaacaacaactacatctccaacaacaacaacaacaacaacatctacaacaacaacacagtcACAAACGCCAAAG GCCGGCGACGCGGTTGATGCCCTGGAAGCTGCTGCGGCAGGCAATGGCAGCAGTGTCCCCATCCTGACCAGCAACGAG TTGGATGCTCCCTTAGCTTCGCCCATTCCCGCAACGACCCGGCAACCACTGTTggacaccagcagcagcaccaccacAACCGACAGTTCAACGGATTATGTGGAACCACGACAGGAGAACACCACGCCCATCATCAAGATGCGGCTGCAGAAGCTGGCGGTCACCTCGGGCAAAGCATTCAGCTTTGTGGTGCCCATGGAAACGTTCCACGATGCCGAGGACCAAAGCAATCTGCGACTCGAGCTCACCGACAAGGATGGCCACGAGCTGAAGGCCTCATCCTGGCTGCAATTCAATGCCGACAAGCGAGAACTCTACGGACT GCCACTCGATGATGCCGTCTCCCGTTGGACGTATCGCCTCTCGGCCACCGATTCGGGCAATGCGAGCGTTACGGAGACTGTGGAGATTGCTGTGCAGCAGCATCGAGCTGTGCGCACCATCAATCATGAGATCACCATTGCGGTACGCATCAACGAGAAGCTTGGTCACAACATTGACTGGCAACTGAAGCTGATCCGAGCTGTGGCGCATACGCTGGGCGATGGCAGCAGCTCGGCGCTTGTCGTGCGCGAGATACGTCAGACTTCGCAGGAGCCGCAGAGCGCTAGCTTTGTGTACTTCAATGAGACGCTGCCCACCAGTGAGTGTCCCGAAGTGGAGCTTAAGGATGTGGTGCGTCGCTTGAATGCCGAACGTTTGAGTGATCTTGTTCTGCCGCTGCTAAGCATACAGTCCATAACGGGCCAGCTGATTGGCACCTGCCAAAAGACAGAGTTAAACAAGGTCAAGCCAACCACTCAAATGGCAAAGAACTTGCCGCCAATGCCGCGCAATCAGGTGGATCGCGTGAGTGCAACCGTGGGCCAGCTGCTCGTCTACAAGGTGCCCAGCGATACGTTCTACGATCCCAACGACAATGAGCTGACGCTGTCGCTGAAGACCAAGGATCACAAGGAGATCAGTCCACGCAATTGGATGCAGTTCGATTCCAAGAATCAAGAGTTCTACGGCATTCCCAAGGGCAGTGACACGGGCACCGAGGAGTATCTGCTGATTGCCGAGGATAGCGGCGGTCTGAGTGCCAACGATGCTCTGGTTGTGGTTGTTAGCAACGCACAGCGAAAGGAATTGGCCATGAACTTTAAGGCGTATCTGGCCATTAAGCATGAAAACTTCAATGCGGAGCTGCAGCGCAAGTTTGTTGAGCGCATTGCTCAGCTAAATGGCGATTCGAATACAAATCAAGTTCTTGTGCGCACCATCAATCAAAACCATGATCAGGATGGCGtcattgtttacttttacaacGCTTCGCTCTACAAGATGAACAATCGTTGTCCCCACAAGGAGATGGAGGATGTGCGCAGCGTTTACTTTGATAGCGATCTCAAGCTTAAGCCCGCGGTTAGGCATGCTCTTGGAGCTGAACTCAATCTAACTCAAATGTCGGCCATGACTTCGAGTGTCTGTCAAT ACACCGACTCGAGTGATATTAATTCTTTGGATAATCTGCCGCCAAATCACAAGGAACCGAGCTTGAAACCAACCTCACCAGAAGAGTATCTGGCCACATTTATACTGCCTGCCGTTATCATAGTGGTTATGATCATTTTAGCCTCGATTATAGCCTGTTGCTTGCATCGTCGTCGCCACAAGAGCGGCAAAATGGAGTTGG GCGATGAGGAAGAACGCAAGTCGTTCCGCACCAAGGGCATACCTGTTATCTTCCAGGATGAGTTCGAGGAGAAGCCCGAAATTGGCAACAAGAGTCCGGTTATACTGAAGGACGAGAAGCCGCCGCTGTTGCCGCCCAGCTACAACACATCCAACATGAATGGCGACAACGATGTGGATGAATATGTGCCGCCGCCAGCTGTTGTGTTGGGTGGACGCGAGGTGCGAGGGAAATCACCAGCCACGCCCTCGTATCGCAAGCCACCGCCATATGTCTCGCCATAA
- the LOC133846151 gene encoding serine-rich adhesin for platelets isoform X1 — translation MMKSPDLSAMCHRCATLPILLLALLLLSAAANAERDFNVNDSQVPVIEPKDAPAYKQDPYVTELMRCQHSQSEIVLSLLLRKHDWSDLSTAKRAHVQSKLSKFFAIPREFITLDSVAKRELTNMHKLAMRKGGKGQKQLEALNHRLGRASFMIGCGANYFSMGEPIAKQIAHQIKDGTIGALTEENFGLWFIWRKELKSRSQRKRRQSEGSGAEEDDYDYGDDDEEQAPEPVTVVPTTHAHRHHHGVSEQTEQTAGISSSASLPSSSSISSSPVGNLDAEIEESVSQLESVISKTIENTKNIKELPVLSVDEDVDDVEDVDLQQLGVPAAPVIVASNEKQLDTELSDVEKQLTTTAASAPGNSNNNNDNQVDTALVTALDVAEHAATSTSQTTTSHNNNNNNNILDTPETSASNPATSSASASASTSFASSETVEMSTPPAAAVGSSTAATTVMSSSSSSSTVAAIDTDTVNTLTTTPLPILSSSSTTTISSSSPSSSSSATTTTFETLPTVATMPTTTATTTTSPTTTTTTTSTTTTQSQTPKPNENELEPRSTWPVTDVADADTLATMRSTLAEIDSEIEIEAEAESMSTTTHSTLSISPKAGDAVDALEAAAAGNGSSVPILTSNELDAPLASPIPATTRQPLLDTSSSTTTTDSSTDYVEPRQENTTPIIKMRLQKLAVTSGKAFSFVVPMETFHDAEDQSNLRLELTDKDGHELKASSWLQFNADKRELYGLPLDDAVSRWTYRLSATDSGNASVTETVEIAVQQHRAVRTINHEITIAVRINEKLGHNIDWQLKLIRAVAHTLGDGSSSALVVREIRQTSQEPQSASFVYFNETLPTSECPEVELKDVVRRLNAERLSDLVLPLLSIQSITGQLIGTCQKTELNKVKPTTQMAKNLPPMPRNQVDRVSATVGQLLVYKVPSDTFYDPNDNELTLSLKTKDHKEISPRNWMQFDSKNQEFYGIPKGSDTGTEEYLLIAEDSGGLSANDALVVVVSNAQRKELAMNFKAYLAIKHENFNAELQRKFVERIAQLNGDSNTNQVLVRTINQNHDQDGVIVYFYNASLYKMNNRCPHKEMEDVRSVYFDSDLKLKPAVRHALGAELNLTQMSAMTSSVCQYTDSSDINSLDNLPPNHKEPSLKPTSPEEYLATFILPAVIIVVMIILASIIACCLHRRRHKSGKMELGDEEERKSFRTKGIPVIFQDEFEEKPEIGNKSPVILKDEKPPLLPPSYNTSNMNGDNDVDEYVPPPAVVLGGREVRGKSPATPSYRKPPPYVSP, via the exons ATGATGAAGTCGCCAGACTTATCAGCGATGTGCCATCGATGCGCGACGTTGCCAATTTTATTGCTCGCTTTGCTCTTGTTGTCGGCGGCGGCAAATGCGGAGCGGGATTTCAATGTGAATGACTCGCAG GTGCCGGTTATTGAGCCCAAAGATGCGCCCGCCTACAAGCAGGATCCGTATGTGACGGAGCTGATGCGTTGCCAGCACTCGCAGTCCGAGATTGTGCTCTCCCTGCTGCTGCGCAAGCATGATTGGAGCGATCTCAGCACAGCCAAGCGCGCCCATGTGCAATCGAAGTTATCCAAGTTCTTTGCCATACCCCGG GAGTTTATTACACTGGATTCGGTGGCCAAGCGGGAGCTGACCAACATGCACAAGCTGGCGATGCGAAAGGGAGGCAAGGGACAGAAGCAGCTCGAGGCGCTGAATCATCGATTGGGACGCGCCAGttttatg ATCGGTTGTGGTGCCAACTACTTTAGCATGGGAGAACCGATTGCTAAGCAGATAGCTCACCAGATCAAGGATGGCACCATTGGCGCCTTGACGGAGGAGAACTTTGGTCTGTGGTTCATTTGGCGCAAGGAATTGAAGTCCAG ATCACAAAGAAAGCGTCGTCAATCGGAGGGCAGCGGAGCCGAGGAGGATGACTACGACTACGGAGATGATGACGAGGAACAGGCACC GGAACCAGTCACAGTGGTACCAACAACACATGcgcatcgtcatcatcatggCGTG tcGGAACAAACGGAACAAACTGCAGGCATCagttcttctgcttctttgCCTTCCTCTTCGTCCATTTCCTCTTCGCCTGTGGGCAACTTGGATGCCGAAATCGAGGAGAGCGTCTCTCAACTGGAGTCGGTTATAAGCAAAACGATTGAGAACACTAAGAACATCAAGGAGTTGCCTGTGCTGAGTGTCGACGAGGATGTCGATGATGTCGAGGATGTGGATCTGCAGCAGCTGGGCGTGCCGGCAGCGCCGGTGATTGTGGCCAGCAACGAGAAGCAGCTCGACACTGAGCTGAGCGATGTGGAGAAGCAGCTAACCACAACGGCGGCATCAGCAcctggcaacagcaacaacaacaacgacaaccagGTTGACACTGCGCTCGTCACCGCTCTTGATGTAGCTGAGCACGCGGCAACGAGCACCTCACAAACGACCacaagccacaacaacaacaacaacaacaatatactTGATACACCAGAGACATCTGCATCCAATCCAGCCACctcatccgcatccgcatccgcatccacTTCATTTGCCAGCAGCGAAACTGTCGAAATGTCGACTCcgcccgctgctgctgttggctcatctacagcagcaaccacagtcatgagcagcagcagcagctcaagtACAGTAGCTGCCATAGACACCGATACGGTTAATACTCTAACAACAACTCCATTGCCCATACTCTCATCatcttcaacaacaacaatttcatcgtcatcgccatcgtcatcttcatcggcaacaacaacaacattcgaAACATTACCGACAGTTGCAActatgccaacaacaacagcaacaacaactacatctccaacaacaacaacaacaacaacatctacaacaacaacacagtcACAAACGCCAAAG CCGAATGAAAATGAGCTTGAGCCAAGGAGCACCTGGCCGGTCACGGATGTGGCTGATGCTGACACGCTAGCTACAATGCGTTCCACGCTGGCCGAGATCGATAGCGAGATCGAGATCGAGGCTGAAGCTGAGTCAATGTCCACAACAACGCACAGCACGCTCTCAATTAGCCCTAAG GCCGGCGACGCGGTTGATGCCCTGGAAGCTGCTGCGGCAGGCAATGGCAGCAGTGTCCCCATCCTGACCAGCAACGAG TTGGATGCTCCCTTAGCTTCGCCCATTCCCGCAACGACCCGGCAACCACTGTTggacaccagcagcagcaccaccacAACCGACAGTTCAACGGATTATGTGGAACCACGACAGGAGAACACCACGCCCATCATCAAGATGCGGCTGCAGAAGCTGGCGGTCACCTCGGGCAAAGCATTCAGCTTTGTGGTGCCCATGGAAACGTTCCACGATGCCGAGGACCAAAGCAATCTGCGACTCGAGCTCACCGACAAGGATGGCCACGAGCTGAAGGCCTCATCCTGGCTGCAATTCAATGCCGACAAGCGAGAACTCTACGGACT GCCACTCGATGATGCCGTCTCCCGTTGGACGTATCGCCTCTCGGCCACCGATTCGGGCAATGCGAGCGTTACGGAGACTGTGGAGATTGCTGTGCAGCAGCATCGAGCTGTGCGCACCATCAATCATGAGATCACCATTGCGGTACGCATCAACGAGAAGCTTGGTCACAACATTGACTGGCAACTGAAGCTGATCCGAGCTGTGGCGCATACGCTGGGCGATGGCAGCAGCTCGGCGCTTGTCGTGCGCGAGATACGTCAGACTTCGCAGGAGCCGCAGAGCGCTAGCTTTGTGTACTTCAATGAGACGCTGCCCACCAGTGAGTGTCCCGAAGTGGAGCTTAAGGATGTGGTGCGTCGCTTGAATGCCGAACGTTTGAGTGATCTTGTTCTGCCGCTGCTAAGCATACAGTCCATAACGGGCCAGCTGATTGGCACCTGCCAAAAGACAGAGTTAAACAAGGTCAAGCCAACCACTCAAATGGCAAAGAACTTGCCGCCAATGCCGCGCAATCAGGTGGATCGCGTGAGTGCAACCGTGGGCCAGCTGCTCGTCTACAAGGTGCCCAGCGATACGTTCTACGATCCCAACGACAATGAGCTGACGCTGTCGCTGAAGACCAAGGATCACAAGGAGATCAGTCCACGCAATTGGATGCAGTTCGATTCCAAGAATCAAGAGTTCTACGGCATTCCCAAGGGCAGTGACACGGGCACCGAGGAGTATCTGCTGATTGCCGAGGATAGCGGCGGTCTGAGTGCCAACGATGCTCTGGTTGTGGTTGTTAGCAACGCACAGCGAAAGGAATTGGCCATGAACTTTAAGGCGTATCTGGCCATTAAGCATGAAAACTTCAATGCGGAGCTGCAGCGCAAGTTTGTTGAGCGCATTGCTCAGCTAAATGGCGATTCGAATACAAATCAAGTTCTTGTGCGCACCATCAATCAAAACCATGATCAGGATGGCGtcattgtttacttttacaacGCTTCGCTCTACAAGATGAACAATCGTTGTCCCCACAAGGAGATGGAGGATGTGCGCAGCGTTTACTTTGATAGCGATCTCAAGCTTAAGCCCGCGGTTAGGCATGCTCTTGGAGCTGAACTCAATCTAACTCAAATGTCGGCCATGACTTCGAGTGTCTGTCAAT ACACCGACTCGAGTGATATTAATTCTTTGGATAATCTGCCGCCAAATCACAAGGAACCGAGCTTGAAACCAACCTCACCAGAAGAGTATCTGGCCACATTTATACTGCCTGCCGTTATCATAGTGGTTATGATCATTTTAGCCTCGATTATAGCCTGTTGCTTGCATCGTCGTCGCCACAAGAGCGGCAAAATGGAGTTGG GCGATGAGGAAGAACGCAAGTCGTTCCGCACCAAGGGCATACCTGTTATCTTCCAGGATGAGTTCGAGGAGAAGCCCGAAATTGGCAACAAGAGTCCGGTTATACTGAAGGACGAGAAGCCGCCGCTGTTGCCGCCCAGCTACAACACATCCAACATGAATGGCGACAACGATGTGGATGAATATGTGCCGCCGCCAGCTGTTGTGTTGGGTGGACGCGAGGTGCGAGGGAAATCACCAGCCACGCCCTCGTATCGCAAGCCACCGCCATATGTCTCGCCATAA
- the LOC133846151 gene encoding uncharacterized protein LOC133846151 isoform X3, translating into MMKSPDLSAMCHRCATLPILLLALLLLSAAANAERDFNVNDSQVPVIEPKDAPAYKQDPYVTELMRCQHSQSEIVLSLLLRKHDWSDLSTAKRAHVQSKLSKFFAIPREFITLDSVAKRELTNMHKLAMRKGGKGQKQLEALNHRLGRASFMIGCGANYFSMGEPIAKQIAHQIKDGTIGALTEENFGLWFIWRKELKSRSQRKRRQSEGSGAEEDDYDYGDDDEEQAPEPVTVVPTTHAHRHHHGVAGDAVDALEAAAAGNGSSVPILTSNELDAPLASPIPATTRQPLLDTSSSTTTTDSSTDYVEPRQENTTPIIKMRLQKLAVTSGKAFSFVVPMETFHDAEDQSNLRLELTDKDGHELKASSWLQFNADKRELYGLPLDDAVSRWTYRLSATDSGNASVTETVEIAVQQHRAVRTINHEITIAVRINEKLGHNIDWQLKLIRAVAHTLGDGSSSALVVREIRQTSQEPQSASFVYFNETLPTSECPEVELKDVVRRLNAERLSDLVLPLLSIQSITGQLIGTCQKTELNKVKPTTQMAKNLPPMPRNQVDRVSATVGQLLVYKVPSDTFYDPNDNELTLSLKTKDHKEISPRNWMQFDSKNQEFYGIPKGSDTGTEEYLLIAEDSGGLSANDALVVVVSNAQRKELAMNFKAYLAIKHENFNAELQRKFVERIAQLNGDSNTNQVLVRTINQNHDQDGVIVYFYNASLYKMNNRCPHKEMEDVRSVYFDSDLKLKPAVRHALGAELNLTQMSAMTSSVCQYTDSSDINSLDNLPPNHKEPSLKPTSPEEYLATFILPAVIIVVMIILASIIACCLHRRRHKSGKMELGDEEERKSFRTKGIPVIFQDEFEEKPEIGNKSPVILKDEKPPLLPPSYNTSNMNGDNDVDEYVPPPAVVLGGREVRGKSPATPSYRKPPPYVSP; encoded by the exons ATGATGAAGTCGCCAGACTTATCAGCGATGTGCCATCGATGCGCGACGTTGCCAATTTTATTGCTCGCTTTGCTCTTGTTGTCGGCGGCGGCAAATGCGGAGCGGGATTTCAATGTGAATGACTCGCAG GTGCCGGTTATTGAGCCCAAAGATGCGCCCGCCTACAAGCAGGATCCGTATGTGACGGAGCTGATGCGTTGCCAGCACTCGCAGTCCGAGATTGTGCTCTCCCTGCTGCTGCGCAAGCATGATTGGAGCGATCTCAGCACAGCCAAGCGCGCCCATGTGCAATCGAAGTTATCCAAGTTCTTTGCCATACCCCGG GAGTTTATTACACTGGATTCGGTGGCCAAGCGGGAGCTGACCAACATGCACAAGCTGGCGATGCGAAAGGGAGGCAAGGGACAGAAGCAGCTCGAGGCGCTGAATCATCGATTGGGACGCGCCAGttttatg ATCGGTTGTGGTGCCAACTACTTTAGCATGGGAGAACCGATTGCTAAGCAGATAGCTCACCAGATCAAGGATGGCACCATTGGCGCCTTGACGGAGGAGAACTTTGGTCTGTGGTTCATTTGGCGCAAGGAATTGAAGTCCAG ATCACAAAGAAAGCGTCGTCAATCGGAGGGCAGCGGAGCCGAGGAGGATGACTACGACTACGGAGATGATGACGAGGAACAGGCACC GGAACCAGTCACAGTGGTACCAACAACACATGcgcatcgtcatcatcatggCGTG GCCGGCGACGCGGTTGATGCCCTGGAAGCTGCTGCGGCAGGCAATGGCAGCAGTGTCCCCATCCTGACCAGCAACGAG TTGGATGCTCCCTTAGCTTCGCCCATTCCCGCAACGACCCGGCAACCACTGTTggacaccagcagcagcaccaccacAACCGACAGTTCAACGGATTATGTGGAACCACGACAGGAGAACACCACGCCCATCATCAAGATGCGGCTGCAGAAGCTGGCGGTCACCTCGGGCAAAGCATTCAGCTTTGTGGTGCCCATGGAAACGTTCCACGATGCCGAGGACCAAAGCAATCTGCGACTCGAGCTCACCGACAAGGATGGCCACGAGCTGAAGGCCTCATCCTGGCTGCAATTCAATGCCGACAAGCGAGAACTCTACGGACT GCCACTCGATGATGCCGTCTCCCGTTGGACGTATCGCCTCTCGGCCACCGATTCGGGCAATGCGAGCGTTACGGAGACTGTGGAGATTGCTGTGCAGCAGCATCGAGCTGTGCGCACCATCAATCATGAGATCACCATTGCGGTACGCATCAACGAGAAGCTTGGTCACAACATTGACTGGCAACTGAAGCTGATCCGAGCTGTGGCGCATACGCTGGGCGATGGCAGCAGCTCGGCGCTTGTCGTGCGCGAGATACGTCAGACTTCGCAGGAGCCGCAGAGCGCTAGCTTTGTGTACTTCAATGAGACGCTGCCCACCAGTGAGTGTCCCGAAGTGGAGCTTAAGGATGTGGTGCGTCGCTTGAATGCCGAACGTTTGAGTGATCTTGTTCTGCCGCTGCTAAGCATACAGTCCATAACGGGCCAGCTGATTGGCACCTGCCAAAAGACAGAGTTAAACAAGGTCAAGCCAACCACTCAAATGGCAAAGAACTTGCCGCCAATGCCGCGCAATCAGGTGGATCGCGTGAGTGCAACCGTGGGCCAGCTGCTCGTCTACAAGGTGCCCAGCGATACGTTCTACGATCCCAACGACAATGAGCTGACGCTGTCGCTGAAGACCAAGGATCACAAGGAGATCAGTCCACGCAATTGGATGCAGTTCGATTCCAAGAATCAAGAGTTCTACGGCATTCCCAAGGGCAGTGACACGGGCACCGAGGAGTATCTGCTGATTGCCGAGGATAGCGGCGGTCTGAGTGCCAACGATGCTCTGGTTGTGGTTGTTAGCAACGCACAGCGAAAGGAATTGGCCATGAACTTTAAGGCGTATCTGGCCATTAAGCATGAAAACTTCAATGCGGAGCTGCAGCGCAAGTTTGTTGAGCGCATTGCTCAGCTAAATGGCGATTCGAATACAAATCAAGTTCTTGTGCGCACCATCAATCAAAACCATGATCAGGATGGCGtcattgtttacttttacaacGCTTCGCTCTACAAGATGAACAATCGTTGTCCCCACAAGGAGATGGAGGATGTGCGCAGCGTTTACTTTGATAGCGATCTCAAGCTTAAGCCCGCGGTTAGGCATGCTCTTGGAGCTGAACTCAATCTAACTCAAATGTCGGCCATGACTTCGAGTGTCTGTCAAT ACACCGACTCGAGTGATATTAATTCTTTGGATAATCTGCCGCCAAATCACAAGGAACCGAGCTTGAAACCAACCTCACCAGAAGAGTATCTGGCCACATTTATACTGCCTGCCGTTATCATAGTGGTTATGATCATTTTAGCCTCGATTATAGCCTGTTGCTTGCATCGTCGTCGCCACAAGAGCGGCAAAATGGAGTTGG GCGATGAGGAAGAACGCAAGTCGTTCCGCACCAAGGGCATACCTGTTATCTTCCAGGATGAGTTCGAGGAGAAGCCCGAAATTGGCAACAAGAGTCCGGTTATACTGAAGGACGAGAAGCCGCCGCTGTTGCCGCCCAGCTACAACACATCCAACATGAATGGCGACAACGATGTGGATGAATATGTGCCGCCGCCAGCTGTTGTGTTGGGTGGACGCGAGGTGCGAGGGAAATCACCAGCCACGCCCTCGTATCGCAAGCCACCGCCATATGTCTCGCCATAA